The Leptolyngbya sp. CCY15150 nucleotide sequence TAATTGGCGTAAGGCAGATGAGCCGAAAAATGCGCTAAAGGTTACAGACAACATAAACTGGCAAAAAGTTCAGGAATCTGACCTAAAATCAGCTCTCTGGGTAACGAGAGGTGCTGCGTTTCGGGATCTTGAGCAGCTCGATAATGCAGAACACTGTGCTACCCAAGCAATGGAGTGTCAGCCTGAGAGCCACCAGCCTTACACCTTAATGGGGGCAATTCACTATGACCGCCGCGAATATTTAGAGGGTGATAAGTGGTTTGGGATGGCAGTGGAACGTGGGGCGGATGATCCAGACGATGAAATTAAAAAAATTGTCAGGATGACGAAAGACAAGGACAAACGTAAAGAAGTTGCAGAATATCTTCTCAGCAAAGACCCTTTGCATTATGGTTGGGCACGTTCATATCTTAAATAGGATAGAATGAAAAATATTGATTGCAGTTCGATCGTTGACCTTGTAGTTGGTGCAGCGTAAGACATCGCCTCAACACCATAAACGCTCGTCCTCAAAATCAACTGGTGAAATCATTGTTTCCCGCAATCCCTGATCCATCAGTGCGATCGCCTCTCATAGTCTGCATATGGCTTTCTCTAAGAGAGAGTCAAGCCGATTGCCATGAGTGGAGAAGGGACGTCGTCGCCATTCACTCAACTCATACCTGCATGAGAGAGTACACCTGTACGGGATGAGTTAGTCAAAGCAATGATTAAAAATGGCTCAAGGTGGATTTGAACCACCGACACGAGGCTTATGAGTCCCCTGCTCTACCCCTGAGCTATTGAGCCGAATGGGATAACTTGACGTTCACCATAGTTGACAAGGCCAGTTGGCTGCCCTCATCGCCTTAATTAAATTAACATAATTTGCGCTTACGTCATAGAGGCAAGACAAATTTTTTTTAGTTGATGGCAGTCAGCCCGAGTTGATTGGATCCAGCCGACGAGCCAAACCCTTGACCTCTAAAGCTTAGGGAACCGAATGACATGGGCGATCGCCTCTAGGGTGAGGGTCTCTGCGGTTACCGTCAATGTTTCCAAGTTTAGATGGATGCCGTCCATCTCAAAGTTCTTGAGATCTAAGACTTGGGTTGCACGCTCGATCAACGCTTGGGTGACGGCTGGCGGCAGATCTTGCCCCTGGGTGTAGCGCACTTGGTCGAGCTGCACCCGTCGTCCCTGATCCATAATTTGGGGTGTTGCGTAAAATTCAACCTGCTGAGCTTTGTCTTGATGACGCAAGCACACCGTTGCCTGAATGATCAGCTCCCCCGTATCGCAAAGCTGGCAGTTCACCGACTGCACATCTAAAACCACCTCTTGCCCATCCTCTTCAATCACCACGCCCTGCATCTGAGCATTGAGAGTGCTGGAGTTGAAGGCTTGGGTGAGGTCGGAGGCCGTGAGGGTAATGTGAGCGCTGCCTTGGGTGGGATGGGTGAGTTGGATATTGCCCATCAGCGCCGCCATTGGATTAACCGCGACTTGCCCAATGCGAATGATCATGTGCTGCATGCGCAAATCTTGCTGCATGACTAGCCCTTTGCCATCAATCAACATGGACTCTAGCCGCCCTTGGGCAATCAGATCCATATTGGTTTTGATCTGGACGGTCAAATCATCGATGTGATCTAACTGGCTAGAAAGGGCTAGCTCTGCAATTCGATTGAGGGTTTTTTCCCCGAGATTATCAAGTCCTAATAGCACCGAGAGTCTGATCCTAAAACTAGGTGATTCCTCTCAAGTGTAGGCGAATTCATTAAGAATTGTATCGCTCCCAGGGATGATCCGAACCCGTCTCTACCAAAGACCAGGAACGGGGGCTGCGGAGGGCTGCTGGCGAATGATGGGGGGATTGTAGGGAGGGGCTGGGTCGAAGCGCTCGGTGGGCACAATGGGCTGGAGCTGCAGGGATGTTTCGTAGGGGCTGACGAGGTCTGCCGTACGAATCAGCGGTGAATCATTGGCCTGCTGGCGCAACAGATCTTGGGTGAGGTTGCTGATGGCTCGACCATCAGAGGCAATTTCATTTTCAATGAAGCCGCTTCCAGGGAGACCAACGCCCAGCAAGCTGTCGATTTGTTCAAGAACCCCGCGATTGACGTAAAAGCTGGGGCTATTGCGGAAGAAGGTGCGGTTGTAGGTTTCGGGAATCGTTTCGGGATACACCACCACCACTTCACCTGTTTGTTGGGCAACAGCAGGGCCAGCAAAGAGAACAGATGCGGCCGCAAGGGTGCAGACGCTCATGCATACGTTTGTCGTCATACCCATTGACTCTTCCTCACTATAAAAATGTGCGCGTTAATCCGGGTTGGGATATTGGGTTAGCGATCGCTCCTGATGGTTCTCCATTAGCATTCCCAATAGGTTAATGATAGTTACAGGAACTTGCGGTGGACAACAGGATGCAGCCTAGACCTAGGGTCTCAAGAGCAACTATTGGCGATCGCCGGCCAGCAAAGTATATCTTTAGAGAGGCAAAACTGCCACTGCATCGCATGAGTATCCCTGGAGTCGTGAAACGGGTATGGTTATTGGACAACGCATAGGTTTGAGCTTCGGGGTGGCGATCGCCCTTCTCCTGTACGGATCGGCTGGGTATGCGGGCAAGCCTGGTTTGAATGAGCCAACGACGCCCTCGCCCGAGGTGGCACCTCCACCCCCTATCAACGTGGATGGCTATGGGCTGGATGGCTATGGCCCAGGCTCAGTCACCCATGTGCAAATTAGCCTCAGCGATCGCAGGCTGACGCTCTACCAAAACAGCACTGCCCTACAGACCTACCCGATTGCCGTAGGGCGAGAGGGCTGGCAAACGCCCGTCGGTCAATTTCAGGTGACGCAAATGATTGCCAACCCAGACTGGATGAACCCCCTCACCGGAGAGGTGGTACGCAGTGGGCATCCCAGTAACCCCCTGGGCGATCGCTGGATTGGCTTTTGGACTGATGGCTATAACTGGGTAGGCATGCACGGCACCCCCGACACCAGCTCCATTGGCCAAGCAGCGTCCCATGGCTGTATCCGCATGCTGGATCACCACATTGATGAGATTTTTCGATTGGTGCAACTGGGCACCATCGTTGTTGTAGCGCCCTAGTGAGCAAGATGCGGAGCCTGCGGTATGGCTCCGCTAAAGCGGCGGCGCACATCCAAGCCTTATGAGACGGTGCAGCACCCTACTAGGCAGGGGTTTCAGGACTGTGGTCACAGGTGTGGGATGGGTAGGTAGGAGCCTTTTGGGGGAGGGGGCCGGCTTGCAACGCTGGATGTAACCCGATGCTGTCTAGAATCCTCTCCTAGCTTGCCGAAATCACGTCCTCTAAGGCATGGATGTCGTGTTCAACAACAAACACATTCGAATACAGGTTGGCTAGGACTTGCTTCCCTTGCTGGGTGAGTTCTAGATATCGCATTCCGTCTTTGACGTAGCGATAGACCACGTTCCAGTAAAACTTGGGATAGTTGCGCCGCAGGTCGCCAGGATGTTCATACCCTAGCTTTTTGCTTTCACCGGTTTCATGGAACTCGTAATATAGAGCCCCAATTTTTTTGAGATAGCGGGGATCGCTGAGCTGCCCAATCAAATCCGCAGCTCGAATGAGGCCGGGATAGTGGGTGGTGTCTTGGTGATCCGCCTCGTTGGGAACCGGAAAGCGGGTTAACTCAATGTTGCGCTTAATAATTTCAGCGCTGATCTTGCTGTTGTTGCCAAACCGCTCATCCACGAACAGCTTGCCGCGATCGACGTGGTAGGGCGTTAAAGATGCATCGGATGAACCCATGCCCAATTTGACCATCTTGCCGCCCTGCCCGGTGGCATAGACGCCTTCTTTGTCTTGCCGGCATACACCCTTCACATAGCCGATGTCGTGGCATAGCAAGGAGATGATGAAATGCAGCCAGTCGCTGGGCGAAACGCCACCTTCACGGATGTGCTTACCCCGTAGAATCTCTTGTCCTACGAGGGCTACCAAAATCGTATGCTCGACGTTGTGGTAGAGAGCATCGCTGTTGGCGATATTCTCAAGCGCCATCGACCCAACCCAACCAATGATGTCTTCATAGTCGGAATTGAGGCTGCCGTAAGCCCGACGATACCCATCTTTTAGATCTTGAACGAAGCTGTCAATTAGCAGTTCGGTAGCGTTAAACATCCTGAATGCCCACCAATGAAGAGAGACGTCAGTGAATGAGTGAGGTGAGTGATCGGGATCCTTGTCTTGGTGACCAAGAGGCTAGCTGCCGTGACTATCCGATCGCTTTTCCTAAGGATAGAAGAAAAACAGACTAACAAGGCAAAAAACCACGGAATCATTCAAGAAAGGCGATCGCCCTCGACTTCATAAATTGGCAATGGCAATCCGAAAGCAGGGGGCTACGGACGCATTACATAGTGTCACGTTAACGCAGCCGATGGTGCTTGGCTGTGACCTGAGACAACCTTTGTATTGTTTTCGCGCACGGGTTGGGCAGGGGCGATCGTAAAATGTAGGTTCACAGCACCCAAAGCCTAGAAAAACATGGCATAATGCTAGACGCGGCAGTTTTCGCGGGTGTAGTTCAGTGGTAGAACGTCAGCTTCCCAAGCTGAATGTCGTGGGTTCGAGTCCCATCACCCGCTTTCAAGCGTTTCAGTCTCAAACGCTCTTCCCGAAAAGGATTCAGCCATCAAGATGTTGATTGCTCTTTAGCAACGCGGCCGTGATGTTGGGTCACTTTGGGGCAGTTTAGAGGTAAAAACTGGTACGAAATTGGTATAAACCTCCGGGCACGAAAGGCGGACTGATGGGGTCTGGGATCACCGTAAATAACGGCAAGGGTACAGGCGATGTACATGACCCCCACTCTGAACTATGGCTAAAGGACAAGTTAAAGTCGAAGTTTACTCCGAGCGCTTACGGCTGCGGTGGAGTTACCAGAGCCAGCGTTACTGCCTGTCGGTTGGCTTGCCAGATAGCATCATCAACCGCAAGGTCGCAACACAAAAGGCCCAGCAGATTGAGTTAGACATGCTGAGCGGCAATTTTGACCCCACGTTGCAAAAATACAAGCCTGAGGATCCACCTCCAGTGCTTGAGCCTAGATCTGAGACGTCTCAGATCTATACCGATGTCTTTCAGCAGCACTGGGACAAATTTGTAGAAGATAAGGGGCAGCGGCTAGAGAGCCCCTTCACCATCGTGAGCATGTATAATCCTATTCCCAAAAAAGTGCGTAATTTCGGGCATAAGATCCTTGGCCGCCGGGAAGCTCAAGAGTTCGTCACGTTTATGCTACAAAGTGCTTCCCCTGCCACCATTAAGAAACAGGTGATCATCCTGAATGACTTTGGCAACTGGGTGCAGCAGAATAAGTTGGTGGAAGCAAGTTGGGAAAACCCGTTTACCGGGCTGACGGAGATGTGTCACCCGGTGCCACCGCTCAAAGTTGCTCCCTTTAGCGAGGCAGAAATCAAGCAGATTATCGGTACCTTTCGCGACGACCGCTACTATGCTCACTACACTAACTATGTTCGCTTCCTATTTATGACAGGTTGTAGAACCAGTGAGGCCATAGGCCTCCAGTGGAAGCATATTCGTCGCGACTGTACTGAAATCACGTTTAACGAAACCCTGGTACGTAAGGGCACCGGAACGGCTCGCCTGCGAAAAGCTACCAAAACGAATCGGGCGCGGTTTTTCCCGTGCAATGTTGATCTACAGAACCTGTTGTTAGCCATTCGCCCTGAAGACTACAAGCCCGATACTCTGGTCTTTCCCAGTCCCAAGGGCAAACCGATTGATGCGACCAACTTCCTAAATCGGGCCTGGCAGAGCATTTTGAAGAAGTGCGGCATGACTCAAGAAAACGGGCTGTATCGTACCCAGTACAACACCCGGCATACGTTCATTAGCCACATGCTGGCGAAGGGGATGTCGGTGATTGAGGTCGCCAAGCTGACTGGCCATGATCCTAAAATTCTGTTGGAGCACTATGCTGGCTTAATTAGTCAGATTGAGGTGCCAACGTTCTTTTAGGGGTTGATGGTTGCCGAGGAGCGCTATCTGTCATGACCTAGACACCAACTTTGGCAAGCACTTGCTGGAGGGAGCAAAGGCTACGTCTTACCGCGCCCCCTCCGTTGGAGACTCACGTTTTTTCGACAGCGTTAGTTTTGAGCAATGGGTGTAGTTGTGGCATCGGTGCTTGGAGGCGTTACTCAAGCTCAGGTGGCACAGGCAAAAGCCAATGCTGCACGACAAAAGATCTTAGCTTGGCAGAATTAGAAGGAATAATATTCAGCCTGACAGACATCAATAAGTAAATGTCAACTCTCACAAAAGTCATACGAGATGTAATTTGTGGCCAACCCAAATAACTCTACCCATAAGGCTTAATCCACTAGATGGGCTCGACAAGACGAGGGAGAAAGTTTCATAAGCCGCATTATCACTCAGAACTCGAATCGTCTTCTCCGCAACATATTGCAGGCGTTTAACCAAAATTCGGTCATCCAGTTTGAGCAGATAGATGCCATGGGTTACCGCCCCCAGATCTCGATCTGTGGTGTCTACAAGCACCAGCGCTTTTATCGGAAGGGTAGGCTCCATACTGTCATCAACCATCTGGACTAGCATCAGATTCTCAAATGAATCAGGGAACTCTGTCTGTAGCCAATCCGTCTCAAATGCCAGTGGCTCCTTATAAGTGTACTTCTCAGCTAACGCTTGAGATAAGTCATGAGGAGCCGTCACACACTGGCCTGTTGCCAGCCACTCTACGCTGATATTAGCTGTGCGTGCTATAGCGAGCAATGCCGGGCGGGTGGGTTCACTTTGACCATTGAGATATTGGCGGAGCACAGTGTCAGAAAAGCCACAATCTCTGGCAAAGCCTCGGATACTTTTGTCGCCAACAGCTTGCTTCAGGCGAGCAGGAAACTGATCAAGGTCTGTGGTATTCACCTGCGCCTTATTAGGTAATGGATTAGTCATAGGATTACATTCATTAATTGCGATCGCAATTTATAGCGCTTGACATGCAATTTATTTATTGCTAACGTCATCGATATATTGATGGAGTTAGACCATTCTATGCATGTAGAAGATATTAAAGCAGCTCTGCGCAAGCAGGGCTGGACTCTGACTAGCATCGCGAAAGAACTGAATATCGGTACCTCAGCAGTCTCCCATGCTTTGACTCGACAGCGATCGCGCCGAATTGAGCAAGTGGTGGCGAGCAAACTTGGCCTGCCTCCCCATGAGATTTGGCCCCAGCGGTATAAGCGAGGAAGAGTAAACCATGGCCCAATTCATCAGCAAGCAGGAGGCTACCCAGTACCTCAAGCTCAGCGATACGACACTGAAGCGTTATCGGTTGCAGGGGGTGCTGATCGAGGGCATCCATTGGGTTCGCATTAACAGCCGCTGCATTCGCTACAACCTTGAGCTGATGCAAGACTGGCTACACAATCGTCATGACCCAATCGCTCACCAGCGGGCCATTAGAATTTACCAGTCCAGCTTGTTGAGTAATCGTAA carries:
- a CDS encoding site-specific integrase: MAKGQVKVEVYSERLRLRWSYQSQRYCLSVGLPDSIINRKVATQKAQQIELDMLSGNFDPTLQKYKPEDPPPVLEPRSETSQIYTDVFQQHWDKFVEDKGQRLESPFTIVSMYNPIPKKVRNFGHKILGRREAQEFVTFMLQSASPATIKKQVIILNDFGNWVQQNKLVEASWENPFTGLTEMCHPVPPLKVAPFSEAEIKQIIGTFRDDRYYAHYTNYVRFLFMTGCRTSEAIGLQWKHIRRDCTEITFNETLVRKGTGTARLRKATKTNRARFFPCNVDLQNLLLAIRPEDYKPDTLVFPSPKGKPIDATNFLNRAWQSILKKCGMTQENGLYRTQYNTRHTFISHMLAKGMSVIEVAKLTGHDPKILLEHYAGLISQIEVPTFF
- a CDS encoding L,D-transpeptidase; protein product: MVIGQRIGLSFGVAIALLLYGSAGYAGKPGLNEPTTPSPEVAPPPPINVDGYGLDGYGPGSVTHVQISLSDRRLTLYQNSTALQTYPIAVGREGWQTPVGQFQVTQMIANPDWMNPLTGEVVRSGHPSNPLGDRWIGFWTDGYNWVGMHGTPDTSSIGQAASHGCIRMLDHHIDEIFRLVQLGTIVVVAP
- a CDS encoding Npun_R2479 family HD domain-containing metalloprotein; this encodes MFNATELLIDSFVQDLKDGYRRAYGSLNSDYEDIIGWVGSMALENIANSDALYHNVEHTILVALVGQEILRGKHIREGGVSPSDWLHFIISLLCHDIGYVKGVCRQDKEGVYATGQGGKMVKLGMGSSDASLTPYHVDRGKLFVDERFGNNSKISAEIIKRNIELTRFPVPNEADHQDTTHYPGLIRAADLIGQLSDPRYLKKIGALYYEFHETGESKKLGYEHPGDLRRNYPKFYWNVVYRYVKDGMRYLELTQQGKQVLANLYSNVFVVEHDIHALEDVISAS
- a CDS encoding S24 family peptidase, whose translation is MTNPLPNKAQVNTTDLDQFPARLKQAVGDKSIRGFARDCGFSDTVLRQYLNGQSEPTRPALLAIARTANISVEWLATGQCVTAPHDLSQALAEKYTYKEPLAFETDWLQTEFPDSFENLMLVQMVDDSMEPTLPIKALVLVDTTDRDLGAVTHGIYLLKLDDRILVKRLQYVAEKTIRVLSDNAAYETFSLVLSSPSSGLSLMGRVIWVGHKLHLV
- a CDS encoding DUF2993 domain-containing protein → MLLGLDNLGEKTLNRIAELALSSQLDHIDDLTVQIKTNMDLIAQGRLESMLIDGKGLVMQQDLRMQHMIIRIGQVAVNPMAALMGNIQLTHPTQGSAHITLTASDLTQAFNSSTLNAQMQGVVIEEDGQEVVLDVQSVNCQLCDTGELIIQATVCLRHQDKAQQVEFYATPQIMDQGRRVQLDQVRYTQGQDLPPAVTQALIERATQVLDLKNFEMDGIHLNLETLTVTAETLTLEAIAHVIRFPKL